The Biomphalaria glabrata chromosome 6, xgBioGlab47.1, whole genome shotgun sequence genomic interval CAGAAATAGaccttttttttgaagttactttttagtctttagTTTGGCCGAAttttgtttgctgagcgcctataGTCAACACGCTAAACCTTTCCACCTCCAATGGTCCATAAAACAGATGGGAGCATAGCGCACCGAGCAATCTATCAACATGAAAGATGCGCAATTAAAGAgctataaaaaaacatatttgtttataaaaatgaattatGTATAGATTATGCACAAAGAAGTGAGATTCTCAGTTCATGGCAAGCATGATTTATCCTATTTCACTATTTCATCACGCACAAAATAGTGCAAAAAATGAAAAGCTTACGAAAGCTtatagctgtgtgtgtgtttttttaattaacttaataAATGTAtgatgtatattgtattgtatcTATCTCTGACATTTTTTGTAATTATCTTGCTATGTATATCAGATTTTGATTTCCCTCTTACCGTAATGTCTGTACAAACTCGACATTATGTTGAAGTGAACGTTTATACTTGAATTGTTGGTCGTTGTTTTTTCAAGTTCAATTAACATTATCTTCCATTCTCAAAGTACAAATTCTGTTATTGATATAATAATCTTGTATTCATCCATTTTTAGTCTTCATAATGAATCTGATTTACATATGAATTAATTTGTGACATATACTAAGTTATAGGGACCCTAATTCAGACCCGGAGAGGCTGCCTATGAATTTGTATCACTCAAAATCCTTTCCACATAATGtggatcatttttttaatgataaagtAACTCCAGACATTGGAGTTTTCATTTTAAGCTATTGAATGAATCGATTTTCTTCTTAACAAGTgtaaaaacatttatgtttctgAAAACAATATCTGCCATGTCCAATGATTTGGTTTTAATGGACAATAGCTATGTAAATCCTTACATTATGTCTatcaaaaattaattcatttttactTGTTTAATTTTTTCAGAGTACAAAATTTTCGAATTAGAAAATATCGAGTGAAGATAAGATCAAAATAAATTCCATGTGGAAAGCGAGTGTTGAAATGCTTTTAACAACAGAACTTGAGCAGACGATAGAGGACGCCATAATAATTAAAATGGATGACAAGGTTGAGAACGTAAGTAACCAAACCCCCGAGAGAAATGGCGGAGATGTCACAGCAAATGTTGCAGGCGTAGAAAATGCAGACGTTAatataaagaataaaataagcCACTATGACAAAGACAAGCTTTTTGAAGTTAAACAGAATGGAACAGTTCCACGTATTGGTTCTATCTTGTTAAAATCACATTATACTAAAAGAAGTCTTTTATCTATACAGGATGATAACGAAACTCTATCAGAAAATTATCTTAATAATATCAAAAAGACACTGAATCGGCAAATAATAGAAAAAGCTAGTGAGAAATACAATGGGACTATACCTAATGTCAATATGGAGGGCTCTCTACTGGAAGTATTATATAACCATACCGCAGATCACGAAAATAAAATGCTAGAACATTTACAGAACATTACAAATCAGCTTCAATATTTAAAAGCTAAAGTTATTCCAAGTTTCAACGTCTTGTCATTATTAAGTAAATATAAAGATTGGAGACTACTTCAGCAGCAAATATCCATAATGTATGAACGAATTGACAAAAGAGAACAAATAGTTAAAAACTTAGATCAGGAAATGAAGAAAACTCAAGATTTGTATACACCCGCTGATAGCACAGAATTTATTCAATGGCCTCGAGGTACATTTGCTCTTCTTAAATCTTATTCTGGATGTCCAACAAATCCAATAAAACCCCAGAAATGGCTGGAAGAATATAAA includes:
- the LOC106077171 gene encoding uncharacterized protein LOC106077171 isoform X1 gives rise to the protein MWKASVEMLLTTELEQTIEDAIIIKMDDKVENVSNQTPERNGGDVTANVAGVENADVNIKNKISHYDKDKLFEVKQNGTVPRIGSILLKSHYTKRSLLSIQDDNETLSENYLNNIKKTLNRQIIEKASEKYNGTIPNVNMEGSLLEVLYNHTADHENKMLEHLQNITNQLQYLKAKVIPSFNVLSLLSKYKDWRLLQQQISIMYERIDKREQIVKNLDQEMKKTQDLYTPADSTEFIQWPRGTFALLKSYSGCPTNPIKPQKWLEEYKRFHTESSSSLNLNSFSKNGHLALPINSTQGKDHFMTLHYCVKNTSTNEEPIWPKGSYCINRYDSCLVNFTEGRFTFDEEDTNHKSSSSFITSDSLSHNALYFCCRNDGDPRDPIPLPVFTPFFLYRFGGRCQSVLGMSYKEEFVYIDTENGNNGDTKQSPHADGTINNVNITLCYYEMQSS
- the LOC106077171 gene encoding uncharacterized protein LOC106077171 isoform X2, which produces MWKASVEMLLTTELEQTIEDAIIIKMDDKVENDDNETLSENYLNNIKKTLNRQIIEKASEKYNGTIPNVNMEGSLLEVLYNHTADHENKMLEHLQNITNQLQYLKAKVIPSFNVLSLLSKYKDWRLLQQQISIMYERIDKREQIVKNLDQEMKKTQDLYTPADSTEFIQWPRGTFALLKSYSGCPTNPIKPQKWLEEYKRFHTESSSSLNLNSFSKNGHLALPINSTQGKDHFMTLHYCVKNTSTNEEPIWPKGSYCINRYDSCLVNFTEGRFTFDEEDTNHKSSSSFITSDSLSHNALYFCCRNDGDPRDPIPLPVFTPFFLYRFGGRCQSVLGMSYKEEFVYIDTENGNNGDTKQSPHADGTINNVNITLCYYEMQSS